Within Vicia villosa cultivar HV-30 ecotype Madison, WI linkage group LG1, Vvil1.0, whole genome shotgun sequence, the genomic segment GTTCTTTCGATGCTAAGTACTTTTTTCTGTTTTCTGTTTTTAAGGATTCCTTTGAAGATGATAAGTCGAAAATTCTAATGATACTATGTGCAAGTCCTGATCCGAAGGAGATACACAAGACAATTTCCACTCTAGAATATGGAGCCAAAGCAAAATGTATAGTCCGCGGTCCTCATAGTCCGGTTAAGGAGGAGGACTCTTCTTCTACTGTGATTTTGGGATCAAGAATCGCTGCAATGGATGAGTTTATTATGAAACTACAAATGGAAAACAAGcttaaagagaaagagagaaacgaagCGCACAAAAAGCTaatgaagaaagaagaagaaattgcTGAGTTAAGAGCTAAAGTGGAAACAGCTCCTGCTGCGAGTGAGGAGGAGATTAACCTAAAGGTAAATGAACGAACCCGCCTTCTGAGACAagagctggaaaagaagttggaAGAGTGTCAAAGAATGACTAATGATTTTGTCGAGCTGGAGAGGAAGAGAATGGAAGAGAGGATATTGCAGCAGCAGGAGGAAGTTGAGATTCTGAGAAAGAGACTGGAAGAAATTGAGATGCAGCTGAGTTCTTCTAAGCAAGAGCGTAAAGATGAAAACGAATCGAAAGAGATGGAGCCAAGCGGGTTTATGAGAAAACTACTCAGTGTTTACAAAAGTGAGGATGATCTTGCAATGGTGAAATCGATGGATCTGGACATGGATGATCAAGAGCCGTTCCTTGCGCGCGAAGTTATTGTTGGCATGCAAGGCATTTCACCAGTTCAACCCTGTTCAAATACTTTGAATGTTGTACAAGAATATGCACCAAACTTTGGTCCAAAAGCATGTCTAAGTACAgtatatgaagaagaagaagaagaaggagaaggagaaggagAGGGAGAGCAGGATCATGAGGATAAAGTAGAAGAAGATGAGGAAGTGGAAAAAGAAGTGATAGAGGAAAAGAGGGTATGTAGCGTCGGAAAGAGTCCAAAGAAAGAGGATTATTCTGTGGCTGACAAGGAAAACAATGGTTCCAACAGAATGTTGAGAATTCACAACATATTCACTCTTTGTGGAAATCAAAGGGAACTCTCCCAATATGGAACACCAATTCCTGCAAAAAAGAGGTGTGATGAAAACTTTGATATCAAATACTCTCCTGTGAAATCAAGTGAGAAGAAAGATTCTGTCTTAAGAATCTCCAACAAAGAGAACCTGGAACAAAATGTTGTGGCAAATTAGCTTTTGAAACATGAAAAATTGTACAATATTATGATTGGTTTGGGTGTTTCTCCCTGGAAAACTTGCCTATTAAATACTactatttgtttttgtgttgaaTTTGTTCTATATTTCATGATGAATGTATTTCGGAACTCGTCTCGGTTAAGGCTTTTGGCACCTCTCCATATCTTCGACCATTTAGTCCGATTTGAGACTAAATAACTGCTAATTGTAAGTAAAATTTTCACATGCAAACTACTTATTTAAATTACTTGTACAATGAAAATCCATAAGGATCCAAAAACAAGCAGTAATGACATTTCCAAATTATAAGAAAAAAGATGGAAGAAAAGTAGTGGTATTTTGAAGTGACAACACCAAGCAAAAGatgaaatgatgatgatgatataatgtgataataataataataatatattaacaaGAGAAGAATATATCCTGCTCCTGAAATCTCTCTAAAACTGAATTATTAATGCCAGCACACACTATTAGGCTAAAGGCCCTGAAACAGATCCAGGCCCAGGCCCCGGCGCAAGATTCGTGAACGAGAGATCAGTTAAGGAACCAGCCTTAGAGGACCTTCGAGGCTTTCTTGTTGAAGAAGATTCTTTGTCTTTATCCTCCGACGTTTTGGTCTTTCTGCGATGTGTGTGTTTAGTTGGTGGTTTGTtgctatcttcttcttctgtcGAATGACGACTGTGTCTTCTAGAAGTTTCCGAAGAATGGTGTCGTCGTG encodes:
- the LOC131644299 gene encoding kinesin-like protein KIN-10A; its protein translation is MAPTPSSKAIHSTQLRTPNSKHRLNFNGFKSPHPHPSPNPNFASNKESPPEHPIEVIARIRDYPDRKDKPLSVLQASSNSRSIRVRADFGYRDFTLDGVSVSEEEELDLFYKKFVESRINGVKLGDKCTIMMYGPTGSGKSHTMFGCSKQAGIVYKALRDILGDGDTDSEISGDGSDGDSIGLRTFVQVTVLEIYNEEIYDLLNTNGGGSGGFGFGWSKSHASKVKLEVMGKKAKNATYISGNEAGKISKEIQKVEKRRIVKSTLCNDRSSRSHCMVILDVPTVGGRLMLVDMAGSENIEQAGQTGFEAKMQTAKINQGNIALKRVVESIANGDSHVPFRDSKLTMLLQDSFEDDKSKILMILCASPDPKEIHKTISTLEYGAKAKCIVRGPHSPVKEEDSSSTVILGSRIAAMDEFIMKLQMENKLKEKERNEAHKKLMKKEEEIAELRAKVETAPAASEEEINLKVNERTRLLRQELEKKLEECQRMTNDFVELERKRMEERILQQQEEVEILRKRLEEIEMQLSSSKQERKDENESKEMEPSGFMRKLLSVYKSEDDLAMVKSMDLDMDDQEPFLAREVIVGMQGISPVQPCSNTLNVVQEYAPNFGPKACLSTVYEEEEEEGEGEGEGEQDHEDKVEEDEEVEKEVIEEKRVCSVGKSPKKEDYSVADKENNGSNRMLRIHNIFTLCGNQRELSQYGTPIPAKKRCDENFDIKYSPVKSSEKKDSVLRISNKENLEQNVVAN